DNA from Thermococcus argininiproducens:
CCGTTTGATGTGTCAACGACTACAAATGGTCTTCTCTTTTTTATGACTTCAATGTCCACTTTAGACTTTATTGCGTCTATATACGGTCTTATTATATCTCTTTCTAGAAGTTGGCCAATTTCATGCCATTTTGCCTTATGAAATTCCTCATTAAAGAAAAGTTCCTCAACTATACTTTCTCTCTCTTTTTTAAGTCCTAATCCATTTGGTTCAAGAAGTTTTATTCCATTGTATTCTGGAGGATTGTGAGATGCCGTGATAACAGCTCCTCCGTCCACTTTGAAATATTTACATGCGAACTGAATCGCTGGTGTTGGAGCTATACCTACATCTATAACATTAATGCCAGTGCTTAGTAGGCCACTTATTAAGGCATTCTTCAACATTTCTCCACTTACTCTAGTGTCTCTTCCCACAACTACCCAAAGCTCTTTGGTTGGTTCTTCTCTTTTTAAAAGTGTTCCAAAGGCTAGGCCCATTTTTAAAGCAAATTCCGGGGTTATTTTCTCATTTGCTATGCCCCTAACGCCGAATGTCCCAAATATCTTGCTCATCCTCATCACCTGTGCTCTATTATTAGGCTTTTTGTTTCAACCTCTCCCAAAATCGTCTTGGAAACGTTCAATGTCATCTTCACCTAGGTATTCTCCTATTTGTGTTTCTATGACCTCAAGCACAACTTTCCCGGGGTTTTCAAGTCTGTGTACTGCCCCTGCAGGTATGAAAGTACTTTCTCCAGGCCTTAATAGGAGTTCTTTATCTTCTATCTTCACTTTTGCAGTCCCCCTGACTACAACCCAATGTTCTGAGCGATGATAGTGTCGTTGGAGGGAGAGTCTGTTTCCAGGTAAAACCGTTAGGCGCTTTATTTTGTATCTCTCTCCTTCTTCTAGTACGGTATAAGAGCCCCATGGTCTGTATGCCGTCTTGTGCACTATAGCCCTCTCGTCATTGCTCTCTACAAGCTTTCTGTAAACTTCCTTAACTTTCTGACTTTCTCCTTTTTTCGCAACGAGTAATGCGTCTCCAGTATCGATTATTATCAGATCTTCAATACCAACGGTTGCTGTTAATCTTTCAGTTATTACAAGATTGTTTTTGGAGTCTATGTTTATGTACTCTCCTTTAAATCCACTGATCTTGACAGCATTCCCCGTTTTATCTTTTTCAAAGGCTTCATATATGGCATCAAAACTCCCCAAATCATTCCAGTATGTATTTAGGGGTACTACAGCGGCCTTGTCTGTTTTCTCCATAACGCCATAATCGACTGAGATATCTGGTACTTTTTCATATGCTTCCTCTATATTCTTTGCTTCTTCGAAAGCAGTGTAAACTTTAGGAGCGACTCTTTTTACTTCTTCGATGAAAAGAGTACTGTCGAATAGGAACATTCCACTGTTCCAGTAATACCCATTTTCTACATATTGTTTCGCAGTCTCGTAGTCTGGCTTCTCTTTAAATTCATCTACCTTGTATCCCCCTTCAAGCTTTTCGCCAGGTTTTATGTATCCATAGCCTGTGTGAGGTTTTGTAGGTCTAATTCCAAATGTTATGAAATAATTATCAGCAAGCTGTTCAGCTTTTTCAAATGCCGTAATATAGTTTTCATCAACTTTTATCAAGTGATCTGAGGGTAACACGGCAACTTTCGATCTACCATAATTTTCCTCTATAGTCTTCATCCCCCAGTAAATAGCTGGAAGAGTGTTCTTTCCTATAGGCTCTAGGAGGATATTTTCTTCTGGAATTTCAAGGCCAAGTTCTTTAAGGTCATCAAGAACCCTGAACTTGTATTCTTTATTTGTCACGACAAAAATTTCCTTTGGTTTTGAGAATTTTAGTGCTCTTTCTATGGTTTTTTGGAATAATGAAGTGTCGTTAAATATTCTTATAAACTGCTTTGGCATAAGTTCTCTACTCAGGGGCCAGAGCCGAGTACCTTTTCCCCCAGCTAGGATTAAGGTTTTCATTTTATCACCTCCATTAATTTAGTTATTTCCCTTATATCCTTAGCCCCCGAATAGGATAAACCGATTGTGAACGGATAATCAACGACTTTGAGCATAGGAATGTCGTTTTGGCCGTCCCCGACGGCGTAGCTCTCAATTTTTTCAACCTGTGAATACAAATTTAAAATAAGTTTAGCAGCTTTTCCTTTGTCGGTGTTTCCGGTTACGTTGTAGAACCTGCTCCCCTTTGAGATTTTTAATTCTCTTTTTGTCAGTTCTTTTTCGAAACCTGGTGTACTCCAAGTGAATATGGTTTCTGAATACTCCCTTTGCATGGCTAATTTTGCTAGATCCCCTGGAAGATTGGTATATCTAATTACTTCTTCTAGGCTTGAGTTACCATAGTATTTTAATCCAAATTTGTCTTTTATCTCATCCAGAGCCTTTTTTATTATAGTATAGTTAACTCCAAGCTCAATTACTAAATAATTTCTCTCTTTCCGTGTAAAAGGGAAGTTAAAAGGCAGATCATCTTTTGGAATGTACACTGCACTTCCAGTTTCCACAATAAATGGATCATTAATATCAAGGGCCCTCCGGTAGTACTCCTGTTCAGCCTTAGTTTTTGATGAGTTAAATATTATTTTAAATCCTCTCTCCTTTAGAAATTCCACTATTTTTTTGGCTGGTTCTGGGGAATAGTCCTCTCCTATGAGGGTTTTGTCAAGATCGAGGAATATTATCTTCATAGATCGAACCTCAATAATGTCTCTTGATTGGCGTCCAATGCGTCCATCCATTTTTTAATGTCTATCTCTTTTATCGGCTTCATGACTCTTGGTTTTGGAGGCTCTTCATTTTCTTTTATTATATTGTGCATTCTAAGATCATTTAGGATTTGTCGTTTTAGACTCTCTGATGAGAGTTTTGAGTGGTATATAGTGGTCAATGAAAGCAGAACCATCTCCTTTACGTGTTCTTGGCCTTTATCCTCATGAAAATGTGGGTTTAAGGTTTCTATCTGGAAAATTTCTATTCCTTGATCAAATACCTCTTGGAGTTCTTTTGCATTCTCCCAAGTGCCAAAGCGTTCAAGGAGATAAACTATCTCGTAGGGTTCGATTGAATAACCTGTGGAAAATGGTAAGATTTCTGCAAGCTTCATTGTCATAGCGTGCTCTCCAGCATTTCCAGTCACCATGATAGTGGTCTCAAATGTGGTTTTCTCACTTATGAGTTGATTTAGATATCGATTTGTTATCTCACTTACCCTTCCCCATTTTTTGAAGTAGAGTGTTCCTTTACTTACTTTTGGTTTGTGTCGCCAGTGGAGTCTTACCATCGCATAGTCGCTTTCACTCATCAGAAAACCAGCAGCATAGTCTTTAACATACTCATTAACGGCTCCAGGAATATAATTATCAGCATCAACAAAGCCAACGTACTTGGCACCTATGGCTTTTGCAAGTAATATTCCTAGGAGCATCCCTTCGCCCTTTCCACTTCTTACAAGTCCTTTTTCATCAAGAATATCCTCATATCCGACCTCTTTAAAAGCTTCTCCTAGTCCAGGGTCTTTTTGGTGAATCATCAAGACCCTTGAGTGTGTTAGATTGCAAAAGTGCTTAACTAAGTCTACTTCTTGCTTGAATCTGTTGGGACCTTTCCTTTTGCTATTAGAAACGATGATAATAGGGGATTTGTGGGGTATTGCCTTTAATACACCATCAACAAGGTGAAGCTTCTCATTTTTCATAGGCACAACTATTGCCATTTCCCCAATTACTTTGTAAATATCCCCTCTAGGAATATTCTGCACCGTAAACATTGGAACATCCTCGGTTTCAGTATCCATCTTGATGACTTTTTGTAACTCGTAAATTTTCACCGCTCCAAAGATTTCCTTATAAACTGGGGCCTCTAAAAGCATGTTCTCACCTCCTAAGTGATTATAGCAAGCAGAATAATCAAAAACACTCTGCCAAATACTCTTTGTTTTCTCCTATATATAAATTTTTACTTTATTTCTTTTGAAAGCCTCGCTGTTCACGGCGGGGAGGGGTCAGTACAAGTTAGAAAAATAGGAAAAGCTCAGCTCTTTCTCATTCCGAATTCACTAACAAATGCAGAGCTTGAAATCGTATCTCCTATTCCGACGGTGCTCTTTGGAGAAGTCACGATCTTTGTTGGGATAAATGTTAGCTGTCTGTCGGTCATATCTATTATGCCGTTTTCAAATTCGGTAAATTCCTTCTCAAGTTCTTCTTCGAGGATTATTGCTCTTTCATTTGTTGGAACACTTAAGGCATCTCTTATCTGTTCAACTCTTTCTAAGTTGCCCCGCATAGCTTTTGCGGCGGCTGCCAATGAAGCGAAGAGCAAGGCATCTCTAACATGTTCTCCTCGGTACTGGGTTAAAGCTAGGTAATAACCATAGGTGTGGAAATGAATTCTTTCTATTCCAGTCTCATCCATTAAAAGGTTCATTCCGTCTATAACAGAAAAGAGGTGTCCTTCAAGGATTTCCTTTGTGAGTTCTTCGTCTCCAATTATCTCTATTATTGAAGATAATTCTACCTCATTTAACCCGACGCTTGTGAACTTTGGCAACATTTCTATAAGCTCTTCTCTCACTCTTTTGCTTGGTGTGTATGCAAATTCAAAGTGAGTTTTCACCCCATGTTTGTTCAAGATGTTAAGATGACTTTCAACCCTATCAAGGATGTCTCTATATGTTGTTCCATCGGGATAGTACTCGTTTAGAACTTGAAGTCCGCTTATTAAGGCCAGTTCTACTTTTTTGACTATTTCTCCAAAACCCTCCCTGAATTCTTTTCTCATATATACTCTAGCGTTGTAATCATCAGCATTAGCTATAAACCGATTTTCCCTTGGAGCTCTGATGTTGAAGACTTGAAATCCTCTTGGGAATTCATATATATAGTGGATAAGCTCATCTTCATCAGATTGTGCTTCTTTAGGATGAATGAGTTTAAGTTCATTTCCTTCAAAAACTGGAACATAAATGGGGCCATCAACGAATAATTCTGCTTGAAGTCTGGGATTCTGTGGAACGTGTACTATGGTGGGGATTCTGTACACTCCGCCTAAGAGATTTGCCATGATTCCGGCTTGTCCACCGATTCTCAGTTCATCCCATCCCCACTCTCGTAGATATTTTCTAACTTCTTCGTTCTCTACAAACCATTCCATTGCTTTTCCGAGTTTTATACTTCTCAATATTCCTCCAAAAAGATGTTCAAGCGATGCTATTTTTTCGGGAGGATTTTCTATGATCTTAAAAACATTCTCTTTTCCTATTTCATTGATTTTTTGTTCTAAATCCTCTTTATCAAGATATTTTATAGCATCGATATTTGTATTATATGCTAAAAGAACTCCGCTAATATTTGGAAGTGCATTAGTAGCATTCTCAAAAGCTTGCACATATAGTCTTTTCCATAACCGTATTCTCTCTTTAAGGCTTTCTTTCATGGCTTATCACCTCCAGTGTTATTATGCTCCCAAAATTAATAAACATTCCGAGGGCAAACCTCAAAAGGCTCTTTAATAATTCTTGAATGATGATCATTAGAGGAATTGGTTTAGACTCATCCGCTGAAATAGCATTTCAGAGCCATGCTCATACAGATCATTTCGTTAGTGGGAAAGTCATAGTTTCAACAAAGGCCACGAAATTTCTCAGCCATCTCAAAAAAGGAGGGTTTTACAAAACTTACGACTTTGGTAAAGCCTTCTACATAGGGGATTATAAGGCCAAGCTTTATCCTGCAGGACATATGCTTGGCTCTGCTCAAATCTATATTAAGCTTGATGAATTTTCACTTCTTTACACTGGTGACGTTAAATGGTTCAAACTTAGAACTGCAGAAAAGGCTAAATTTAGACGAGCGGATGTGCTTGTTATCGAGTCAACATATGGATTACCCATGTATAATTTCCCAACTCCAAGAGAAGCTGAGAAAAAACTTATAGCATTTGTGGAGCAGTCATTAGATAAAGGAAAGACTCCTATGTTATACGCAAATCAGATGGGAAAGGCCCAGGAGCTTCTTAAAATCTTGGACCTCCATGGGTACTCTGTTAGAGTTTCACGAGAAATACTGAAAGTTGCCAAAGTCTATGAGAAATTTGGGATAAAGTTCCGCAATATCTCAAAAGAGGGAGAGGTTTTAATTAGTGGCTTTAAGAATCAAATATCGTTTAATGGAGTCCATTCATCAGGACTTTTTGTTTCTGGGTTTGGAGATTTGAAATTAAGCAATCATGCGGACTTTTGGGAGCTTATAAGAATAATTGAGACAGTTAAACCTGAGAAGATCTATACTCGTTATGGATATGCTAGAGAATTCGCTAGAATCCTGAGAGGTTTGGAATACGATGCTAAACCATTGGAAGATGTTCTTTTTTCGGGAGAATTAATTTAAAGAGAAGAAAATCAGAGAGATTCTAAATATTCAGCATACTTTTCAGCTGGCATGAGTTCTTTTAGTTCCTCTTCTAAGTTGCTTGGTTTTATCTTAGCAATCCATGCTTCATAGGGATCTTCGTTGATTTTTTCTGGGGCCTCTTCGAGTTCTTCATTAACTTCAACGATTTCTCCACTAACAGGTGCATAAACTTCGCTTACTGCTTTGACGCTCTCTACTTCACAGAGAACATCGCCCTTTGAAACCTCTTTTCCAATTTCGGGGAGTTCTACATAGGCCAAATCGCCAAGCTCTTTTTGTGCATAATCACTTATTCCTATCAAAACAGTTCCATCCTCCATTACCTGAGCCCATTCGTGGTCCTTGGTGTAGTAAAGCCCTTCTTTAACCTTGTATTCACCGACCTCAATCATAGCAATCACCATAGCGTTTTATAGCTGAAAAACATTTAAATCTTTTCCTAATTGTGATCACTTTTGAGCAAAATGCATTATTGGAGTGACCAGATAAATTAATCTTGGTGAGGTTAAATGAGGGATAACAGAAACTTCTGGCTCTACGCAATGGGACGTTTTGTTTCTCTAGTAGGAAGTGGTGTGCAGGATGTGGCATTGCCATTATTTATACTGGATTTAACAGGGTCTGGTATAATCATGGGGACTTTTATGATAGTTTCAATGCTTCCTCGCTTACTTCTCTATCCAATAGCTGGCGTTTTGGGAGATAGGCTCAATAGGAAGTGGATAATGGTTTGGATGGATTTTGGAAGAGGTGCAGTCATATTAGTCTTGGCACTTCTAGCTTTGAGAAACTTGATTACTATACCTCTTCTTTTTGGGGCCCAGTTTGTTATTTCAATTATGAATGCCCTCTTTGGGCCAGCAACAAGTGCAATGCTCCCAGATATAGTAGAAAAAGATGAATTGATGAGGGCGAATTCCATCTTAATGAGTCTTAATAGCACAGCTTATATAGTTGGGCCTGCTCTTGGGGGAATAATCTATGGAACTGGAGGGATAATGGCGGCATTTCTAATAAATGGAGTATCATTTATAGCTTCAGGGATAAGTGAGTTATTCATAAAATATGAGCAAAAAGTGAAGAATATAACGAACGTTGGGGAGATCGTTGAAGGCTTAAAAGAAGGCTTGGCATATATAAAGACACAAAAGGGGATCTTAACCCTGATGAGCTTTGCATTGGTAGTAAATTTTCTCGCGGCTCCTATATTTGCTGTCCTTTACCCATACGTGATGAGAGTGGTTATTAAATTCACCGCAGAGCAATATGGGCTTTTAGAGACATCGTTTATGGGAGGTATACTTCTTGGG
Protein-coding regions in this window:
- a CDS encoding mannose-1-phosphate guanylyltransferase/mannose-6-phosphate isomerase, which encodes MKTLILAGGKGTRLWPLSRELMPKQFIRIFNDTSLFQKTIERALKFSKPKEIFVVTNKEYKFRVLDDLKELGLEIPEENILLEPIGKNTLPAIYWGMKTIEENYGRSKVAVLPSDHLIKVDENYITAFEKAEQLADNYFITFGIRPTKPHTGYGYIKPGEKLEGGYKVDEFKEKPDYETAKQYVENGYYWNSGMFLFDSTLFIEEVKRVAPKVYTAFEEAKNIEEAYEKVPDISVDYGVMEKTDKAAVVPLNTYWNDLGSFDAIYEAFEKDKTGNAVKISGFKGEYINIDSKNNLVITERLTATVGIEDLIIIDTGDALLVAKKGESQKVKEVYRKLVESNDERAIVHKTAYRPWGSYTVLEEGERYKIKRLTVLPGNRLSLQRHYHRSEHWVVVRGTAKVKIEDKELLLRPGESTFIPAGAVHRLENPGKVVLEVIETQIGEYLGEDDIERFQDDFGRG
- the mpgP gene encoding mannosyl-3-phosphoglycerate phosphatase; translated protein: MKIIFLDLDKTLIGEDYSPEPAKKIVEFLKERGFKIIFNSSKTKAEQEYYRRALDINDPFIVETGSAVYIPKDDLPFNFPFTRKERNYLVIELGVNYTIIKKALDEIKDKFGLKYYGNSSLEEVIRYTNLPGDLAKLAMQREYSETIFTWSTPGFEKELTKRELKISKGSRFYNVTGNTDKGKAAKLILNLYSQVEKIESYAVGDGQNDIPMLKVVDYPFTIGLSYSGAKDIREITKLMEVIK
- the mpgS gene encoding mannosyl-3-phosphoglycerate synthase; translation: MLLEAPVYKEIFGAVKIYELQKVIKMDTETEDVPMFTVQNIPRGDIYKVIGEMAIVVPMKNEKLHLVDGVLKAIPHKSPIIIVSNSKRKGPNRFKQEVDLVKHFCNLTHSRVLMIHQKDPGLGEAFKEVGYEDILDEKGLVRSGKGEGMLLGILLAKAIGAKYVGFVDADNYIPGAVNEYVKDYAAGFLMSESDYAMVRLHWRHKPKVSKGTLYFKKWGRVSEITNRYLNQLISEKTTFETTIMVTGNAGEHAMTMKLAEILPFSTGYSIEPYEIVYLLERFGTWENAKELQEVFDQGIEIFQIETLNPHFHEDKGQEHVKEMVLLSLTTIYHSKLSSESLKRQILNDLRMHNIIKENEEPPKPRVMKPIKEIDIKKWMDALDANQETLLRFDL
- a CDS encoding ADP-specific glucokinase encodes the protein MKESLKERIRLWKRLYVQAFENATNALPNISGVLLAYNTNIDAIKYLDKEDLEQKINEIGKENVFKIIENPPEKIASLEHLFGGILRSIKLGKAMEWFVENEEVRKYLREWGWDELRIGGQAGIMANLLGGVYRIPTIVHVPQNPRLQAELFVDGPIYVPVFEGNELKLIHPKEAQSDEDELIHYIYEFPRGFQVFNIRAPRENRFIANADDYNARVYMRKEFREGFGEIVKKVELALISGLQVLNEYYPDGTTYRDILDRVESHLNILNKHGVKTHFEFAYTPSKRVREELIEMLPKFTSVGLNEVELSSIIEIIGDEELTKEILEGHLFSVIDGMNLLMDETGIERIHFHTYGYYLALTQYRGEHVRDALLFASLAAAAKAMRGNLERVEQIRDALSVPTNERAIILEEELEKEFTEFENGIIDMTDRQLTFIPTKIVTSPKSTVGIGDTISSSAFVSEFGMRKS
- a CDS encoding MBL fold metallo-hydrolase, which gives rise to MIIRGIGLDSSAEIAFQSHAHTDHFVSGKVIVSTKATKFLSHLKKGGFYKTYDFGKAFYIGDYKAKLYPAGHMLGSAQIYIKLDEFSLLYTGDVKWFKLRTAEKAKFRRADVLVIESTYGLPMYNFPTPREAEKKLIAFVEQSLDKGKTPMLYANQMGKAQELLKILDLHGYSVRVSREILKVAKVYEKFGIKFRNISKEGEVLISGFKNQISFNGVHSSGLFVSGFGDLKLSNHADFWELIRIIETVKPEKIYTRYGYAREFARILRGLEYDAKPLEDVLFSGELI
- the gcvH gene encoding glycine cleavage system protein GcvH — protein: MIEVGEYKVKEGLYYTKDHEWAQVMEDGTVLIGISDYAQKELGDLAYVELPEIGKEVSKGDVLCEVESVKAVSEVYAPVSGEIVEVNEELEEAPEKINEDPYEAWIAKIKPSNLEEELKELMPAEKYAEYLESL
- a CDS encoding MFS transporter, whose product is MRDNRNFWLYAMGRFVSLVGSGVQDVALPLFILDLTGSGIIMGTFMIVSMLPRLLLYPIAGVLGDRLNRKWIMVWMDFGRGAVILVLALLALRNLITIPLLFGAQFVISIMNALFGPATSAMLPDIVEKDELMRANSILMSLNSTAYIVGPALGGIIYGTGGIMAAFLINGVSFIASGISELFIKYEQKVKNITNVGEIVEGLKEGLAYIKTQKGILTLMSFALVVNFLAAPIFAVLYPYVMRVVIKFTAEQYGLLETSFMGGILLGNIILGAFFANKKAENLLIKGLVFGTILLFVFALLISPQSIAFFSGPSWEMFVAIALVSVFMGASNAFVNTPINVEFQQLVPTEYRARVFSVIEVMGQGIVPIGYGLVGILLDNAPAHEIALALTFLTFVSVVLFVTKYSKTVFEDFENRKKEPEVEISP